The following nucleotide sequence is from Sphingomonas panacisoli.
GGTCGCCGATCAGCGATATGTCCGGGCTAACCAGGGGTTTCTCGACCTGAGCGGCTACAGCCGCGGCCAATTGATCGGCAAACGACTGTTCGATGTCGACATCCTTGCAGACGTCGAACGCCGCGAATTTGTGAAGGAGCAGGTTGCAGCGGGGAAGGTGGTGCCGCAACTGGAGGCCGAACTTCCGCTGGCCGATGGGCAAAGCAAGCTGGTCATCCTGGCCGCGCAGCCGATCGAGGTCGCGAACGACCCTTGCCTACTCTTCACGTTCGCCGACCTGGAGCCCCGGCGCAGTGCGGAACGCGCGCTCGAGACCAGCGAACGCCACTTCGCGGCCGTGTTCGATATGGCGCCGATCGCGATGGTGGTGACGACCGGCTCCGAGCACCGCATCATCAACGTCAACGACGCCTTTCGGCGCATGACCGGTTATGCCGGGCAGGACGCCGTCGGCAGGGTCGCCGACGATCTTCAGCTCTGGAACGACGCAGCCCAACGCGCCGGTCTGGAGGAGCAGATCGACCAACGCGGTGGTTTTCGAGGACACGATGTCCGCATTCTCGGTAAGGACGGGACCGAGATCGATTGCATTGTCTCTGCCGAACAGATCAGCGTTCACAGCGACGATTGTGTTCTGTGGCTCTATCAGGACATCACCGAGCGACGGCGCAGCGAGCTTGAACTGGTCGAAGCGATCGAAGCCGTCATGAAAGACGCGAGCTGGCTTAGCAGCTCGATCATGGACAAGCTGGCCACGCTGAGGAACCCGCGAGGAAAACAAGCGGCCGCCAAGCCGCTCGTTGATATCAGCCCACGTGAGCGAGAAGTGCTCGAATTAATTTGCGCAGATATGGACGACGCCGGGATCGCGGCGAAGCTCGGGCTTTCGCGTAATACCGTCCGGAATCATGTCGCCCGACTATACGCCAAGATCGGTGTCAACCGCCGCAGTGCTGCCGTGGTCTGGGCGCGTGAGCGGGGCGTCGGGCTGAGAACGCCAACCCCTGAAACTTAGGCTAGGGTCAGGACCCATTGATCTGATGGCTGCGATCTGATTCAGGCTCCGTGAGGAGACTGGGTTTTGAGCGATCTATATTGGCTGACGGACGAGCAGATGGCGCGGCTCGCGCCGTATTTTTTTTGAAGAGCCACGGCAGGCCGCGGGTTGATGATCGGCGTGTGTTGAGCGGGATCATTTTCGTGAACCGCAACGGGCTGCGCTAGCGCGATGCGCCGAAGGACTATGGCCCGCACAAGACGCTCTACAACCGCTGGAAGCGGTGGGTGAGATGGGCGTCTTCGCCCGGATGATGGAAGGGCTGTCCTCTGCGGGCGCCGAGCGCAAGACGGTGATGATCGACGCGACATATCTGAAAGCGCACCGCACGGCATCGAGCCTGGCGGTAAAAAGGGGGATCTCGGCCGCCTGATCGGTCGCACCAAAGGCGGAATGAACACCAAGCTGCATGCCATCACCGATGCCAACGGCCGTCCCTTGAGCTTCTTCATGACCGCCGGCCAAGTCAGCGATTATATTGGCGCAG
It contains:
- a CDS encoding helix-turn-helix transcriptional regulator; its protein translation is MESLLEGVILMDPTGVILGANAAALKMHGISKAEELGATADDYAQRFCLRYRDHRRLTAREYPLIRLLAGESFPDLIVEVAPLGTNEPRWVHQVRDVAMDDDGGEPDALALVIHDVSERFDAENRFEAMFQANPAPALIIRVADQRYVRANQGFLDLSGYSRGQLIGKRLFDVDILADVERREFVKEQVAAGKVVPQLEAELPLADGQSKLVILAAQPIEVANDPCLLFTFADLEPRRSAERALETSERHFAAVFDMAPIAMVVTTGSEHRIINVNDAFRRMTGYAGQDAVGRVADDLQLWNDAAQRAGLEEQIDQRGGFRGHDVRILGKDGTEIDCIVSAEQISVHSDDCVLWLYQDITERRRSELELVEAIEAVMKDASWLSSSIMDKLATLRNPRGKQAAAKPLVDISPREREVLELICADMDDAGIAAKLGLSRNTVRNHVARLYAKIGVNRRSAAVVWARERGVGLRTPTPET